In one Flavobacteriales bacterium genomic region, the following are encoded:
- the rpsJ gene encoding 30S ribosomal protein S10 — protein sequence MTQKIRIKLKSYDHNLVDKSAEKIVKTVKTTGAVVSGPIPLPTHKRMFTVLRSPHVNKKAREQFQLCSYKRMMDIYSSSSKTIDALMKLELPSGVEVEIKV from the coding sequence ATGACCCAGAAGATCCGGATCAAGCTCAAGTCGTATGACCACAACCTGGTCGACAAGAGCGCCGAGAAGATCGTGAAGACGGTGAAGACCACCGGCGCCGTGGTGAGCGGTCCCATCCCCCTGCCCACCCACAAGCGCATGTTCACCGTGCTGCGGAGCCCGCACGTCAACAAGAAGGCGCGCGAGCAGTTCCAGCTGTGCAGCTACAAGCGCATGATGGACATCTACAGCAGCAGCAGCAAGACCATCGATGCGCTGATGAAGCTGGAGCTCCCCAGCGGCGTGGAGGTGGAGATCAAAGTCTGA
- the rplC gene encoding 50S ribosomal protein L3 — protein MSGLIGKKIGMTSLYDTDGSLVACTVIEAAPNVVSHVKTLEKDGYQAVQLSAGERRAKSTPAAAMGHYKKASTTPKVMAHEFKEFESELKLGDTIGVDLFEEGSFVTVTGNSKGKGFQGVVKRHGFSGVGEATHGQHDRSRAPGSLGGSSYPSRVFKGMRMAGRTGGNKVTTENLKVVKVDASKNLLLLRGTVPGPKGSFVIIWK, from the coding sequence ATGAGCGGATTGATCGGCAAGAAGATCGGGATGACCAGCCTGTACGACACGGACGGCAGCCTTGTGGCATGCACCGTGATCGAGGCGGCCCCCAACGTGGTCAGCCACGTGAAGACCCTGGAGAAGGACGGTTACCAGGCCGTGCAGCTCTCCGCGGGCGAGCGCCGTGCGAAGAGCACGCCCGCTGCGGCCATGGGCCACTACAAGAAGGCCAGCACCACCCCCAAGGTGATGGCCCACGAGTTCAAGGAGTTCGAGAGCGAGCTGAAGCTGGGCGACACCATCGGCGTTGACCTCTTCGAGGAGGGCAGCTTCGTGACGGTGACCGGCAACAGCAAGGGCAAGGGCTTCCAGGGCGTGGTGAAGCGCCACGGCTTCAGCGGCGTGGGCGAAGCCACCCACGGCCAGCATGACCGCAGCCGTGCTCCCGGTTCGCTGGGCGGCAGCTCGTATCCCAGCCGCGTGTTCAAAGGCATGCGCATGGCGGGCCGCACCGGCGGGAACAAGGTGACCACCGAGAACCTGAAGGTGGTGAAAGTGGACGCATCCAAGAACCTGTTGCTGCTGCGCGGTACCGTCCCCGGTCCTAAGGGCAGCTTCGTGATCATCTGGAAGTAA
- the rplD gene encoding 50S ribosomal protein L4 has protein sequence MELEIYGKDGKSTGKKAKLSDAVFAIEQPNDHAIWLDVKQHLANKRQGTAKTLEKSEVSGSTKKLHRQKGTGGSRKGSIKSPLFPGGARVFGPQPRDYHFKLNKKVKDLARRSALTYKAKDGAIKVLDSAAMGAPKTKELAAMLKAFELGTRKAVVVVPAKDDNLLLSSRNLQRARVVVASELSTYDIMNANGLLIAKDAIAPLEAILTK, from the coding sequence ATGGAACTCGAAATCTACGGCAAGGACGGCAAGTCCACCGGCAAGAAAGCCAAGCTGAGCGACGCGGTGTTCGCGATCGAGCAGCCCAACGACCACGCCATCTGGCTGGACGTGAAGCAGCATCTCGCCAACAAGCGCCAAGGCACCGCCAAGACGCTGGAGAAGAGCGAGGTGAGCGGCAGCACCAAGAAGCTGCACCGGCAGAAGGGCACGGGCGGCAGCCGCAAGGGCTCCATCAAGAGCCCGCTCTTCCCCGGCGGAGCACGCGTGTTCGGCCCCCAGCCGCGCGACTACCACTTCAAGCTGAACAAGAAGGTGAAGGACCTGGCCCGCCGCAGCGCCCTCACCTACAAGGCCAAGGACGGTGCCATCAAGGTGCTGGACAGCGCTGCCATGGGCGCCCCGAAGACCAAGGAACTGGCTGCGATGCTCAAGGCCTTCGAGCTCGGCACGCGCAAGGCCGTGGTGGTGGTGCCCGCCAAGGATGATAACCTGCTGCTCAGCAGCCGCAACCTCCAGCGCGCCCGCGTGGTGGTGGCCAGCGAGCTCAGCACCTACGACATCATGAACGCCAACGGCCTGCTCATCGCCAAGGACGCGATCGCACCGCTGGAGGCCATCCTCACCAAGTAA
- the rplW gene encoding 50S ribosomal protein L23 encodes MSQIIIRPIVTEKMTAQGEKENRYGFVVARTSNKVQIKQAVEKEYNVTVTGVRTMISHGKRRTRYTKSLILRGRTPATKKAIVTVKAGDTIDLYSSI; translated from the coding sequence ATGAGCCAGATCATCATCCGACCGATCGTCACCGAGAAGATGACGGCCCAGGGCGAGAAGGAGAACCGCTACGGCTTCGTCGTCGCCCGCACCAGCAACAAGGTGCAGATCAAGCAGGCCGTCGAGAAGGAGTACAACGTCACCGTCACCGGCGTGCGCACCATGATCTCGCACGGCAAGCGCCGCACGCGCTACACGAAGAGCCTCATCCTTCGCGGCCGCACCCCGGCCACGAAGAAGGCCATCGTCACCGTGAAGGCCGGAGACACCATCGACCTCTACAGCAGCATCTAA
- the rplB gene encoding 50S ribosomal protein L2 has product MGIRKLNPVTAGTRHRVITDFEGVTTNVPEKSLTSGRNKSGGRNNQGKMTMRYIGGGHKQRYRVVDLKRDKHGIPAVVKTIEYDPNRSARIALLSYADGEKRYILAPNGLQVGQTLVSGRSGVAPEVGNTLPLSEIPLGTVVHNIELQPGKGGAIARSAGTFAQLSAREGKYATLKMPSGELRMVLVACLATVGTVGNAEHMLQKSGKAGRSRWQGRRPRTRAVAMNPVDHPMGGGEGRASGGHPRSRKGLLAKGKKTRAPKNRSNRFILERINAKKGA; this is encoded by the coding sequence ATGGGTATCCGCAAGCTCAATCCCGTCACCGCCGGCACCCGCCACCGGGTGATCACCGACTTCGAGGGCGTGACGACCAACGTGCCGGAGAAGTCCCTGACCAGCGGTCGCAACAAGTCCGGCGGCCGCAACAATCAGGGCAAGATGACCATGCGCTACATCGGCGGCGGTCATAAGCAGCGCTACCGCGTGGTCGACCTGAAGCGCGACAAGCACGGCATCCCTGCGGTGGTGAAGACCATCGAGTACGACCCGAACCGCAGCGCGCGCATCGCCCTGTTGAGCTACGCCGATGGCGAGAAGCGCTACATCCTGGCGCCGAACGGCCTGCAGGTGGGCCAGACGCTGGTGAGCGGCCGCAGCGGCGTGGCGCCCGAGGTGGGCAACACGCTCCCGCTGAGCGAGATCCCGCTGGGCACGGTGGTGCACAACATCGAGCTCCAGCCCGGCAAGGGCGGCGCCATCGCCCGCAGCGCGGGCACCTTCGCCCAGCTGAGCGCCCGGGAGGGCAAGTATGCCACGCTGAAGATGCCCAGCGGCGAGCTGCGCATGGTGCTGGTGGCCTGCCTGGCCACGGTGGGCACCGTGGGCAATGCCGAGCACATGCTGCAGAAGAGCGGCAAGGCCGGCCGCAGCCGCTGGCAGGGCCGCCGCCCACGCACCCGTGCGGTGGCCATGAACCCGGTGGACCATCCCATGGGCGGCGGCGAAGGCCGCGCCTCCGGCGGCCACCCGCGCAGCCGGAAGGGCCTGTTGGCGAAGGGCAAGAAGACCCGCGCGCCGAAGAACCGCAGCAACCGCTTCATCCTCGAACGCATCAACGCCAAGAAGGGCGCCTGA
- the rpsS gene encoding 30S ribosomal protein S19 translates to MSRSLKKPPFVHYKLSKRVGEAQSSGKKNVIKTWSRASTITPEFVGLTIAVHNGNKFIPVYVTENMVGHKLGEFAPTRTFRGHSGNKSN, encoded by the coding sequence ATGAGCCGTTCACTCAAGAAACCGCCGTTCGTCCACTACAAGCTGAGCAAGCGCGTGGGCGAGGCACAGTCCTCGGGCAAGAAGAACGTGATCAAGACCTGGTCGCGTGCCAGCACCATCACCCCCGAGTTCGTGGGCCTCACCATCGCGGTGCACAACGGCAACAAGTTCATCCCGGTGTACGTGACCGAGAACATGGTGGGCCACAAGCTGGGCGAATTCGCCCCCACCCGCACCTTCCGCGGCCACTCCGGTAACAAGAGCAACTGA
- the rplV gene encoding 50S ribosomal protein L22 produces the protein MGARKKLAADKRKEVMKTVAIAHLRNVPTSPRRMRQVADLIRGQQVDKALGILRFSTRHSSRDLEKLLMSAIANWEAKNEGRKADEAGLVVKSVQVNEARGLKRMLPAPQGRAYRMKKRSNHVSLIVDSTQA, from the coding sequence ATGGGAGCCCGTAAGAAACTAGCAGCGGACAAGCGCAAGGAGGTCATGAAGACCGTGGCCATCGCGCACCTGCGCAATGTGCCCACCTCGCCGCGCCGCATGCGCCAGGTGGCGGACCTGATCCGTGGCCAGCAGGTGGACAAGGCGCTGGGCATCCTGCGCTTCAGCACCCGCCACAGCAGCCGCGACCTGGAGAAGCTGCTGATGAGCGCCATCGCGAACTGGGAGGCCAAGAACGAGGGCCGCAAGGCCGACGAGGCCGGCCTGGTGGTGAAGAGCGTGCAGGTGAACGAGGCCCGCGGCCTCAAGCGCATGCTGCCCGCGCCGCAGGGCCGTGCCTACCGCATGAAGAAGCGCAGCAACCACGTGAGCCTCATCGTCGACAGCACCCAGGCCTAA
- the rpsC gene encoding 30S ribosomal protein S3: MGQKAHPIGTRLGFIKGWDSNWYGGNDYTEKLVEDEKIRQYLMARLKKASVSKIVIERTLKLVTVTINTARPGVIIGKGGAEVDKLREELKKLTGKDVQINIFEIKRPELDARLVADSIARQLEGRISFRRAMKMAVASTMRMGAEGIKLTVAGRLNGAEIARTESYREGRVPLHTLRADIDFAITEAHTKMGRIGVKCWIMRGEVYGKRDLSPNVGQPKGGPAGPRMGGDRPERRERRGPGAGERRGGGGERRGGDRRGGNNRNS; the protein is encoded by the coding sequence ATGGGACAGAAAGCACATCCGATCGGAACGCGCCTCGGCTTCATCAAGGGCTGGGACAGCAACTGGTACGGCGGGAACGACTACACCGAGAAACTGGTGGAGGACGAGAAGATCCGCCAGTACCTCATGGCGCGCCTGAAGAAGGCCAGCGTGAGCAAGATCGTCATCGAGCGCACGCTGAAGCTCGTTACCGTCACCATCAATACGGCACGTCCGGGGGTGATCATCGGCAAGGGCGGCGCCGAGGTGGACAAGCTGCGCGAGGAGCTCAAGAAGCTCACGGGCAAGGACGTCCAGATCAACATCTTCGAGATCAAGCGCCCCGAGCTCGACGCCCGCCTGGTGGCCGACAGCATCGCCCGCCAGCTCGAGGGCCGCATCAGCTTCCGCCGCGCCATGAAGATGGCCGTGGCCAGCACCATGCGCATGGGCGCCGAGGGCATCAAGCTCACCGTTGCAGGACGCCTCAACGGGGCGGAGATCGCCCGAACCGAGAGCTACCGTGAGGGCCGTGTGCCCCTGCACACCCTGCGCGCCGATATCGACTTCGCGATCACCGAGGCGCACACCAAGATGGGCCGCATCGGGGTGAAGTGCTGGATCATGCGCGGCGAGGTTTACGGCAAGCGCGACCTGAGCCCCAACGTGGGCCAGCCCAAAGGCGGCCCGGCAGGTCCCCGCATGGGCGGCGACCGTCCGGAGCGCCGCGAGCGCCGCGGGCCCGGTGCCGGTGAGCGCCGTGGTGGAGGAGGAGAGCGCCGTGGCGGGGATCGCCGTGGCGGAAACAACCGTAACAGCTAA
- the rplP gene encoding 50S ribosomal protein L16: MLQPKRSKRRNMHKGRMKGTAQRGHRVTLGSFGLKAMESVWLTSRQIEAARVALTRHMKREGQVWIKVFPDKPVTSKPAEVRMGKGKGSLDHWVAVCHAGRIIFEVDGVPMGTAQEALRLAAQKLPIPTKFVVREDYDGQ, from the coding sequence ATGTTGCAACCGAAGCGCAGCAAGCGCCGCAATATGCACAAGGGCCGCATGAAGGGCACGGCCCAGCGCGGCCACCGTGTCACCCTCGGATCCTTCGGCCTCAAGGCCATGGAGAGCGTTTGGCTCACCAGCCGCCAGATCGAGGCCGCCCGTGTGGCGCTCACCCGCCATATGAAGCGTGAAGGCCAGGTGTGGATCAAGGTGTTCCCCGATAAGCCCGTGACCAGCAAGCCCGCCGAGGTGCGAATGGGCAAGGGCAAAGGCTCGCTCGACCACTGGGTGGCGGTGTGCCATGCGGGCCGCATCATCTTCGAGGTGGACGGCGTGCCGATGGGCACCGCGCAGGAGGCCCTGCGCCTGGCGGCCCAGAAACTGCCCATCCCCACCAAGTTCGTGGTGCGCGAGGATTACGACGGCCAATAA
- the rpmC gene encoding 50S ribosomal protein L29, whose product MKKKGLELNDLTVQELQDKLQEERSGLTKLRFNHTVSPIENPMQLRSKRKEVARILTELRKRELANTAGK is encoded by the coding sequence ATGAAGAAGAAAGGACTGGAACTGAATGACCTCACCGTGCAGGAACTGCAGGACAAGCTGCAGGAGGAGCGCAGCGGATTGACCAAGCTGCGGTTCAACCACACCGTGAGCCCCATCGAGAACCCGATGCAGCTGCGCTCCAAGCGCAAGGAGGTGGCCCGCATCCTCACCGAGCTCCGCAAGCGCGAGCTCGCCAATACCGCCGGCAAATGA
- the rpsQ gene encoding 30S ribosomal protein S17: MSTETSTTDRNLRKERIGVVTSDKMSKSITVTVERRVMHKKYGKFVKLSSKFMAHDEKGEAHVGDTVRIMETRPVSKLKRWRLVEIIERAK, encoded by the coding sequence ATGAGCACCGAGACGAGCACCACCGACCGCAACCTGCGCAAGGAGCGCATCGGCGTGGTCACCAGCGACAAGATGAGCAAGAGCATCACCGTCACCGTTGAGCGGCGCGTGATGCACAAGAAGTACGGGAAGTTCGTGAAGCTCTCCAGCAAGTTCATGGCGCACGACGAGAAGGGCGAGGCGCATGTGGGCGACACGGTGCGCATCATGGAGACTCGCCCGGTGAGCAAGCTCAAGCGCTGGCGCCTGGTGGAGATCATCGAACGAGCCAAGTAA
- the rplN gene encoding 50S ribosomal protein L14 — MIQQESRLNVADNSGAKEVLCIRVLGGSGRRYARIGDTIVVSIKDAMPNGQAKKGTVHKAVVVRTRKETRRKDGSYIRFDDNAVVILDAAGEMKGTRIFGPVAKELREKKFMKIISLAPEVL, encoded by the coding sequence ATGATCCAACAGGAATCCCGGCTCAATGTGGCCGACAACAGCGGCGCCAAGGAGGTGCTGTGCATCCGGGTGCTCGGCGGCAGCGGCCGTCGCTACGCCCGCATCGGGGACACCATCGTGGTGAGCATCAAGGACGCCATGCCAAACGGGCAGGCCAAGAAGGGCACCGTGCACAAGGCGGTGGTGGTGCGCACCAGGAAGGAGACCCGCCGCAAGGACGGCAGCTACATCCGCTTCGACGACAACGCCGTGGTGATCCTCGACGCCGCCGGCGAGATGAAGGGCACCCGCATCTTCGGCCCCGTGGCGAAGGAGCTGCGCGAGAAGAAGTTCATGAAGATCATCTCCCTGGCCCCCGAAGTACTGTAA
- the rplX gene encoding 50S ribosomal protein L24, with amino-acid sequence MQKKTHIKKGDMVKVLAGEDRSKQGRVLEVDRDRMVAIVEGLNINKKHSKPTTANPQGGIVEKEGPIHISNLMLIDAKTGEPGRVGRRLAKEGKLERYVKTKKSKA; translated from the coding sequence ATGCAGAAGAAGACGCACATCAAGAAGGGCGACATGGTGAAGGTGCTCGCCGGCGAGGACCGCTCCAAGCAGGGGCGCGTGCTCGAGGTGGACCGTGACCGCATGGTCGCCATCGTCGAGGGCCTCAACATCAACAAGAAGCACAGCAAGCCCACCACGGCCAACCCCCAGGGCGGCATCGTGGAGAAGGAGGGCCCCATCCACATCAGCAACCTCATGCTGATCGATGCCAAGACGGGTGAACCGGGCCGCGTAGGCCGCCGGCTCGCCAAGGAGGGCAAGCTGGAGCGCTACGTCAAGACCAAGAAATCCAAGGCCTAA
- the rplE gene encoding 50S ribosomal protein L5, producing MSYVPRLRAKYTEEVAPKLQKEFGYKSPMQVPRIVKISLNQGLGSAVGDKKVVENAVAEMTTIAGQKAVATTSKKDISNFKLRKGMPIGARVTLRGDRMYEFLDRLIAVSLPRTRDFRGVKPGGFDGRGNFTFGVKEQIIFPEIDIDKVTKIQGMDITFVTTAKTDEEAKSLLTAFGFPFADKK from the coding sequence ATGAGCTACGTTCCCAGGCTCCGCGCCAAATACACCGAAGAGGTGGCCCCCAAGCTCCAGAAGGAGTTCGGGTACAAGAGCCCCATGCAGGTGCCCCGCATCGTCAAGATCAGCCTCAACCAGGGCCTTGGCAGCGCCGTGGGCGACAAGAAGGTGGTGGAGAACGCCGTGGCCGAGATGACCACCATCGCGGGCCAGAAGGCGGTTGCCACCACCTCCAAGAAGGACATCAGCAACTTCAAGCTGCGGAAGGGCATGCCCATTGGCGCGCGCGTGACGCTGCGCGGCGATCGGATGTACGAGTTCCTGGATCGCCTGATCGCAGTGAGCCTGCCCCGTACGCGCGACTTCCGCGGAGTGAAGCCCGGAGGCTTCGACGGCCGTGGCAACTTCACCTTCGGGGTGAAGGAGCAGATCATCTTCCCGGAGATCGACATCGATAAGGTGACGAAGATCCAGGGGATGGACATCACCTTCGTGACCACCGCCAAGACCGATGAGGAGGCCAAGAGCCTGCTCACCGCCTTCGGCTTCCCCTTCGCAGACAAGAAATAA
- the rpsN gene encoding 30S ribosomal protein S14, whose product MAKESMKARERKRAKMVEKFAAKRAALKKAGEWEKLQQLPANGSKVRMHNRCQISGRPRGYMRLFGISRNMFRQMALEGKIPGVTKGSW is encoded by the coding sequence ATGGCCAAGGAATCCATGAAGGCCCGCGAGCGCAAGCGCGCCAAGATGGTGGAGAAGTTCGCCGCCAAGCGCGCTGCCCTGAAGAAGGCCGGCGAGTGGGAGAAGCTGCAGCAGCTGCCCGCGAACGGCAGCAAGGTGCGCATGCACAACCGCTGCCAGATCAGCGGCCGTCCCCGGGGCTACATGCGCCTGTTCGGCATCTCCCGCAACATGTTCCGCCAGATGGCGCTGGAGGGCAAGATCCCCGG